One window from the genome of Osmerus eperlanus chromosome 1, fOsmEpe2.1, whole genome shotgun sequence encodes:
- the dnajc11b gene encoding dnaJ homolog subfamily C member 11 translates to MATSLDDDLELDNEDYYSLLNVRKEATQEELKASYRRLCMLYHPDKHRDPQLKQQAEQLFNQVHQAYEVLSDPQSRAIYDIFGKKGLEVEGWEVVERKRTPAEIREEYERLQKEREERRLQQRTNPKGTISVGVDATDLFDRYDEDFEEAPGGGFPHIEINKMHISQSIEAPLTSLDTAVLSGSLSTHNGNGGGNINMTVRRVTSAKGWGEVELGAGDILGPLFGLKVFRNLTPRCFLTAQCGMQFSPRGVRPSCSLMTARHLDQNTMGYLQWRWGPNSAMTTSLVRDTKTSHFTLALQLGVPHTYLMMSYQYKLQDEDQTKIKGSIKTGWFGTVVEYGAERKISRHSVLAATVSIGVPQGVTLKIRLARASQTYLFPVHLTDQLLPSAAFYATVGPLLLYMAVHRLVIIPYTCAQKQEELELQRKSSATDIAKKKQEAESAVLLMQESVRRVIEAEESKMGLIILNAWYGKFVTDNSQRQERAQVIDVTVPLQCLVKDSKLILTEASKAGLPGFYDPCVGEEKSLKLLYQFRGVMHQVLSADMEALRIPKQSHRIDSES, encoded by the exons ATGGCGACGTCCTTAGATGATGATCTAGAATTGGATAACGAAGATTATTATTCTCTCCTAAACGTCAGGAAAGAG GCCACTCAGGAGGAACTGAAGGCTTCCTACAGGCGGCTGTGTATGCTCTATCACCCAGACAAGCACAGAGACCCCCAGCTCAAACAGCAGGCTGAGCAGCTATTTAACCAGGTGCACCAGGCTTATGAGG tattGAGTGACCCTCAGTCCAGGGCCATCTATGATATCTTTGGAAAGAAAGGTCTTGAGGTGGAAGGATGGGAG gtggtggagaggaagaggactcCAGCAGAGATCCGTGAGGAGTATGAAAGGctgcagaaggaaagagaggaaaggaggctaCAACAGAGAACCAAccccaag GGCACCATCAGTGTTGGAGTAGACGCCACAGACCTGTTTGACCGTTATGACGAGGACTTTGAGGAGGCTCCAGGAGGAGGGTTCCCTCACATCGAGATAAACAAGATGCACATCTCCCAGTCTATAGAG gctCCGTTAACATCTCTGGACACAGCAGtgctgtctggctctctctccacacacaacgGCAACGGGGGAGGCAACATCAACATGACCGTACGCAGGGTCACGTCAGCcaagggctggggagag gtggaatTAGGTGCAGGAGACATACTAGGACCTCTGTTTGGGTTGAAGGTGTTCCGTAACTTGACTCCACGATG TTTCCTGACGGCTCAGTGTGGGATGCAGTTCTCTCCGCGCGGCGTGCGTCCCAGCTGTTCTCTGATGACGGCCCGCCACCTGGACCAGAACACCATGGGATACCTGCAGTGGCGCTGGGGGCCCAACAGCGCCATGACCACTAGCCTGGTCCGAGACACCAAGACCAGCCACTTCACTCTggccctgcag CTGGGCGTTCCTCACACTTACCTTATGATGAGTTATCAGTACAAGCTCCAGGATGAAGACCAGACCAAGATCAAGGGCTCTATCAA gacagGCTGGTTTGGTACAGTGGTGGAGTatggagcagagaggaagatCAGTCGCCACAGTGTCCTGGCTGCTACTGTCAGCATCGGAGTCCCACAAGGAGTCACTCTGAAGATCAG gttGGCCAGGGCCAGTCAGACCTACCTGTTCCCCGTCCACCTGACAGACCAGCTGCTGCCCAGTGCTGCGTTCTACGCCACAGTGGGGCCCCTGCTCCTATACATGGCTGTACACAGACTGGTCATCATCCCATACACATGCGCTCAGAAGCAGGA aGAGCTGGAGCTGCAGAGAAAGAGCTCTGCCACAGACATTGCCAAGAAAAAGCAGGAGGCAGAATCAGCT GTTCTACTGATGCAGGAGTCTGTGAGGAGAGTCATCGAGGCTGAGGAGTCGAAGATGG GTCTGATCATCCTCAATGCCTGGTACGGAAAGTTTGTGACGGACAACAGCCAGCGGCAAGAGAGAGCTCAGGTCATCGACGTCACTGTTCCTCTGCAGTGCCTGGTCAAGGACTCCAAACTCATCCTCACGGAGGCctccaag GCAGGCCTGCCAGGCTTCTATGATCCATGtgtaggggaggagaagagcctCAAGCTGCTGTACCAGTTCAGAGGCGTCATGCACCAAGTCCTGTCTGCCGACATGGAGGCTCTACGAATACCCAAACAAT CTCACAGAATCGACTCAGAGTCGTAG